From the Spiribacter sp. 2438 genome, one window contains:
- the ectA gene encoding diaminobutyrate acetyltransferase, translating into MIEEEIPDQGIRLRSPDAAEGGAIWSVARDTGTLDLNSSYLYMLLARDFADTCVVAEQDGQLVGFVTGYRRPRQPEVLFLWQIGIHPDFQGKGLGKRLVGAFLRQPGADRASVLETTVSPDNASSRALFESIARDLGTGCHVKPCFAAEDFPEAGHEAEDLFTIGPFRPAALNRLVS; encoded by the coding sequence TTGATTGAAGAAGAAATCCCCGACCAGGGAATTCGCCTGCGTTCGCCCGACGCCGCCGAAGGCGGTGCCATCTGGTCGGTGGCCCGGGACACCGGCACGCTGGATCTGAACTCCAGCTATCTCTACATGCTGCTGGCCCGGGACTTTGCCGACACCTGCGTGGTGGCCGAGCAGGACGGTCAACTGGTGGGCTTTGTCACTGGCTACCGCCGGCCGCGTCAGCCGGAAGTGCTGTTCCTCTGGCAGATCGGCATCCATCCCGATTTTCAGGGCAAGGGATTAGGCAAGCGATTGGTGGGCGCCTTCCTCAGACAGCCCGGTGCGGACCGAGCCAGTGTGCTTGAGACCACCGTCAGTCCCGACAATGCGAGCTCTCGGGCCCTTTTCGAGTCCATTGCCAGGGACCTGGGCACCGGCTGCCACGTCAAGCCCTGCTTCGCCGCCGAGGATTTCCCGGAGGCGGGCCATGAAGCCGAAGATCTCTTCACCATCGGCCCGTTCCGGCCGGCGGCCCTTAATCGCCTGGTCTCCTGA
- a CDS encoding M23 family metallopeptidase gives MTILLIGVLTTHAASALVLEGQPTQGGLLAGQVEPDSQVEWLGHEVPVGPQGHFQVGLGREAPAEVFLTVTSPEGDVTRHPITVTQRRYNIQRIDGLPDRQVTPDESLIRRIRDEAARVREARAVRLEESHFDSGWIWPLTGPISGVYGSQRILNGEPRQPHYGVDIVAPTGTLVQAPASGVVTLTERDLFFSGGTLIIDHGQGLSSSFLHLSEILVEVGDQVQVGDDIARVGATGRVTGAHLDWRMNWFDQRIDPETLVPPMEEVLSSE, from the coding sequence ATGACGATCCTGCTGATCGGGGTCCTGACCACCCACGCCGCCAGCGCCCTGGTGCTGGAGGGCCAGCCAACCCAGGGCGGTCTGCTGGCGGGGCAGGTGGAGCCCGATAGCCAAGTGGAGTGGCTGGGCCATGAGGTGCCGGTGGGTCCGCAGGGTCATTTTCAGGTTGGGCTGGGGCGTGAAGCACCGGCAGAAGTTTTCCTGACGGTCACGAGTCCCGAGGGCGACGTGACCCGGCATCCCATCACGGTGACCCAGCGCCGTTACAACATCCAGCGTATCGACGGACTGCCGGATCGACAGGTGACGCCGGATGAATCGTTGATCCGGCGTATTCGTGACGAGGCGGCGCGGGTCCGGGAGGCCCGCGCCGTGAGGCTTGAGGAGAGCCACTTTGACAGCGGCTGGATCTGGCCTTTGACCGGTCCGATTTCCGGCGTTTACGGCAGCCAGCGGATTCTTAATGGGGAGCCGCGGCAACCCCACTATGGCGTGGACATCGTTGCCCCCACCGGCACCCTCGTTCAGGCGCCGGCCAGCGGCGTGGTTACGCTGACCGAGCGGGATCTGTTTTTCTCCGGCGGCACCCTGATCATCGACCATGGCCAGGGTCTCTCCTCCAGTTTTCTTCATCTCTCCGAGATTCTGGTGGAGGTGGGGGACCAGGTGCAGGTGGGCGATGACATCGCCCGCGTGGGGGCAACCGGTCGCGTTACCGGGGCTCATCTCGACTGGCGGATGAACTGGTTTGACCAGCGGATCGACCCGGAGACCCTGGTTCCCCCCATGGAAGAGGTATTGAGCAGCGAATGA
- a CDS encoding ATP-dependent DNA helicase, whose product MTTLREQTARLLEFDGPLARVLPDYEPRWEQRQMADAVAEAIEQSQTLVVEAGTGTGKTLAYLLPALMAGKRVIVSTGTRTLQDQLFHRDLPLAREITGQPVQAALLKGRGNYLCLYRMERAHEEGRFESPRVAHALQSVRAWSGRTSSGDLAEGPDDAQMPALLPRITSTADNCLGQECPLYASCFLMEARRQAQEADVVVINHHLLMADWSLREGGHGEVLPPADVYVLDEAHQLPETAARFLGLSVSSRQLQDLARDVRLEQQREAGDSEHLALSAMALERATGDLRLALGDGLRVAWVGVEEAARQQAGALAEALALLVADLAPQAARGRGLESCHRRADNLHSSLRRFLADSQETGQIGWVETRAQGFVLRLTPLDVSEQIASHRSRHGQSWILTSATLAVNGRFDHFLGRLGLDGADTLALDSPFDFENNTLLYLPADLPLPSHPEFAEAYLDEVEAVLAASQGRAFLLFTSHRALQRAAQRLRAAGWRDLLVQGEASQQRLLERFRSAGDAVLLGTQSFWEGVDVRGPALSCVMIDRLPFASPADPVLQARSEWLTEQGINPFTRHQVPEAVIGLRQGVGRLIRGAEDRGVLVLGDTRVTRRGYGRQFLQSLPPMPVVRTMDHVEAFFAPQSSTSS is encoded by the coding sequence ATGACGACGCTGCGGGAGCAAACCGCCCGGTTGCTGGAGTTCGACGGGCCGCTGGCGCGGGTGCTGCCGGATTACGAGCCGCGGTGGGAGCAGCGGCAGATGGCCGACGCCGTGGCCGAAGCCATCGAGCAATCGCAGACTCTGGTGGTCGAGGCGGGCACCGGCACCGGCAAGACACTGGCCTACCTGCTCCCGGCGCTCATGGCCGGCAAACGGGTGATCGTCTCCACCGGCACCCGAACCCTGCAGGACCAGCTTTTCCATCGTGATCTGCCCCTCGCCCGGGAGATAACCGGGCAACCGGTTCAGGCGGCCCTGCTGAAAGGCCGGGGCAACTACCTGTGTCTGTACCGCATGGAGCGGGCCCATGAGGAAGGCCGCTTCGAAAGTCCCCGGGTCGCCCATGCCCTGCAGAGCGTTCGCGCCTGGTCCGGGCGGACGTCCAGTGGCGATCTGGCGGAAGGGCCGGATGACGCCCAGATGCCAGCGCTGCTGCCCCGGATCACTTCCACGGCGGACAATTGTCTGGGTCAGGAGTGCCCCCTCTACGCCAGTTGCTTTCTCATGGAAGCCCGGCGACAGGCGCAGGAGGCGGACGTGGTGGTCATCAACCACCATCTTCTGATGGCCGACTGGTCCCTTCGCGAGGGGGGGCATGGCGAAGTCCTTCCCCCGGCGGATGTCTACGTTCTGGATGAGGCCCACCAGCTGCCCGAGACGGCCGCCCGTTTTCTGGGGTTGTCCGTGTCCAGTCGCCAGTTGCAGGACCTGGCCCGGGATGTGCGCCTGGAGCAGCAGCGTGAGGCCGGCGACTCCGAGCATCTTGCACTGTCCGCCATGGCGCTGGAGCGGGCCACCGGTGATCTGCGTCTGGCGCTGGGCGACGGGCTTCGGGTGGCGTGGGTTGGCGTCGAGGAGGCCGCCCGCCAGCAGGCCGGGGCGTTGGCGGAGGCGCTGGCGTTACTGGTTGCGGATCTGGCCCCCCAGGCTGCCCGGGGCCGGGGGCTGGAAAGCTGTCACCGCCGGGCCGATAACCTGCATTCGAGCTTGCGGCGATTTCTGGCCGACAGTCAGGAGACCGGACAGATCGGCTGGGTGGAAACCCGTGCCCAGGGGTTCGTGCTCCGGTTAACGCCGCTGGACGTCTCGGAGCAGATCGCCAGCCATCGGTCCCGGCATGGCCAGAGCTGGATCCTGACCTCTGCCACGCTGGCCGTGAATGGCCGATTCGATCACTTTCTGGGGCGGTTGGGACTGGATGGTGCCGACACCCTGGCACTGGACAGTCCATTTGATTTTGAGAACAACACGTTGCTCTATCTCCCGGCGGACCTGCCCTTGCCGTCACACCCCGAATTTGCCGAGGCGTATCTGGATGAGGTCGAGGCGGTCCTCGCCGCCAGCCAGGGTCGGGCATTCCTGCTATTCACCAGTCATCGCGCCCTGCAGCGGGCGGCCCAACGGCTCCGGGCCGCGGGCTGGCGCGATCTGCTGGTGCAGGGCGAGGCGTCCCAGCAGCGCCTGCTGGAGCGATTTCGAAGCGCTGGCGATGCCGTGCTCCTGGGGACACAGTCTTTCTGGGAGGGCGTTGATGTGCGGGGGCCGGCCCTGTCCTGCGTCATGATTGACCGGCTGCCGTTTGCGTCCCCGGCGGATCCGGTGCTGCAGGCGCGCAGCGAATGGCTGACCGAGCAGGGGATCAACCCCTTCACCCGGCACCAGGTCCCCGAGGCGGTTATCGGGCTGCGTCAGGGGGTGGGTCGACTGATTCGCGGCGCCGAGGATCGCGGGGTTCTGGTGCTCGGTGACACCCGGGTCACCCGGCGTGGCTACGGGCGGCAGTTTCTACAGAGCCTGCCGCCCATGCCGGTGGTTCGAACGATGGATCACGTGGAGGCGTTTTTCGCCCCTCAGTCCTCGACCAGTTCGTAG
- a CDS encoding ectoine synthase encodes MKIVDRDQIIGSEREVEGPGWTSRRLLLKKDGMGFSFHETIIPAGAELSLWYKHHLEAVYCVAGNGSIEDLATGEVHDIRDGILYALDQHDRHVLRGGTEDMRLICAFNPPVTGRETHDADGSYELVED; translated from the coding sequence ATGAAAATCGTCGACCGCGATCAAATCATCGGCTCGGAGCGCGAAGTGGAGGGACCGGGCTGGACCAGCCGCCGGCTGCTCCTTAAAAAGGATGGCATGGGATTTTCATTTCACGAGACCATTATCCCCGCCGGCGCCGAGCTCTCTCTGTGGTACAAGCACCACCTGGAGGCCGTCTACTGTGTGGCCGGCAATGGCAGCATCGAGGACCTGGCCACCGGCGAGGTTCACGACATTCGTGACGGAATCCTGTACGCGCTGGATCAGCATGACCGCCACGTTTTGCGCGGCGGGACCGAGGACATGCGGCTCATTTGTGCTTTCAATCCCCCGGTGACCGGCCGTGAGACCCACGACGCCGACGGGTCCTACGAACTGGTCGAGGACTGA
- a CDS encoding MFS transporter: MQHTVSPFIALFLSFGLLLTGGGLLTTLVGVRMSEEAFPTEIIGVITACYSLGFVVATRICGAIIARVGHIRSFAAFTALAAMSTLVYPLLIDPWLWAGMRLAYGFSLAGLFMVTESWLNDRTPSDRRGQVLGVYSIVAYVALGGGQFLLLTGRTGGFELFSLAAILIAAAVVPVTLMRITSPTLPVFERISLRDLLAASPLGLVGSALAGAVNGAFLGLAPVFARDSGFTDTGIAFLMGLSILGGFLLQWPIGRLSDRYDRRYVLMGVSFAMSAASMAIVFAVARSDAAVVVLAILWGGLAFTIYPIAVSLTNDFLDASQVLAASAALLLVHGIGMIAGPLVASQLMALLGPVGLFWTLAGAGLLLGGFSWLRQQVGPPIPVGEPSTYRVVPREGVYAGGLDPRYEEMQLEFDFGEVEPPPEEPEVEP, translated from the coding sequence ATGCAACACACCGTCTCGCCATTCATTGCGCTGTTTCTGTCGTTTGGCCTACTGCTGACCGGTGGCGGTCTGCTGACCACGCTGGTGGGTGTCCGGATGTCCGAAGAGGCGTTCCCCACCGAAATCATCGGTGTGATCACCGCCTGCTACTCCCTCGGCTTTGTGGTGGCTACCCGGATCTGCGGGGCGATCATCGCCCGGGTTGGACATATCCGGAGTTTTGCCGCCTTTACCGCCCTGGCGGCCATGAGCACCCTGGTCTATCCGCTGCTCATCGATCCGTGGCTCTGGGCGGGGATGCGGCTGGCTTACGGGTTCAGCCTCGCCGGCCTGTTCATGGTGACCGAGAGCTGGCTTAACGACCGCACTCCCAGCGACCGGCGGGGGCAGGTGCTGGGGGTCTACAGCATTGTCGCCTATGTGGCGCTCGGTGGTGGGCAGTTCCTGCTGCTCACCGGGCGCACCGGCGGCTTCGAGCTGTTCAGTCTGGCCGCGATCCTGATCGCCGCTGCGGTGGTCCCGGTAACACTCATGCGCATCACCTCGCCGACGCTGCCGGTGTTCGAGCGCATCAGTCTGCGTGATCTGCTGGCCGCCTCGCCCCTGGGGCTGGTGGGTTCGGCGCTGGCCGGCGCAGTTAACGGCGCCTTTCTGGGGCTGGCGCCGGTGTTTGCCCGGGACTCCGGGTTTACCGACACCGGGATCGCCTTTTTGATGGGCCTCAGCATTCTGGGTGGATTCCTGCTGCAATGGCCCATTGGTCGCCTGTCCGATCGATACGACCGGCGTTACGTGTTGATGGGAGTCAGCTTTGCCATGAGCGCGGCCAGCATGGCCATCGTGTTTGCCGTGGCGCGCAGTGACGCCGCCGTGGTGGTGCTGGCCATCCTCTGGGGAGGGCTAGCTTTCACCATTTATCCCATCGCGGTATCGCTGACCAATGATTTTCTGGATGCCAGTCAGGTGCTGGCGGCCAGCGCAGCGCTCCTCCTTGTCCATGGCATTGGTATGATCGCCGGCCCGCTGGTGGCCTCTCAGCTAATGGCGCTGCTCGGCCCGGTGGGACTTTTCTGGACACTGGCGGGCGCCGGCCTGCTGCTGGGCGGGTTCTCGTGGCTGCGCCAGCAGGTGGGCCCGCCGATTCCGGTGGGCGAGCCCTCCACTTATCGTGTGGTGCCGCGAGAGGGCGTTTATGCCGGTGGCCTCGACCCCCGCTATGAGGAGATGCAGCTTGAGTTCGATTTCGGTGAAGTGGAGCCACCACCCGAAGAGCCGGAGGTGGAGCCGTGA
- the tsaB gene encoding tRNA (adenosine(37)-N6)-threonylcarbamoyltransferase complex dimerization subunit type 1 TsaB, whose protein sequence is MSDGPLILGLEAATGVCSVAVSRGASLLAHQRRPVRASTGELLEMVNAVLADSGVPRSALDAVAVGRGPGGFTGVRVAIGVAQGIALGLDRPAIPVSTLHILAETMAADPAADSAPPAGFCAVLDARMGEVYTAGFAFQPDHRYRTVAVGEERLQSPDSLMALPRHWWMGGSGLGAYPQAPARLGGQWVPDAIPDITAAMALVQARFEAGAVVDAKSLQPRYLRDRVARRPA, encoded by the coding sequence GTGAGTGACGGTCCCCTGATTCTGGGCCTGGAAGCCGCCACCGGCGTTTGCAGCGTGGCCGTGTCGCGCGGCGCATCGTTACTCGCCCACCAGCGGCGCCCCGTCCGGGCCAGCACCGGCGAGTTGCTGGAAATGGTGAATGCCGTCCTCGCCGATTCGGGAGTCCCGCGAAGTGCCCTCGACGCCGTGGCTGTCGGGCGGGGTCCCGGCGGGTTTACGGGGGTTCGCGTGGCCATCGGGGTGGCACAGGGCATCGCCCTCGGGCTGGACCGGCCGGCGATTCCCGTCTCCACCCTGCATATTCTGGCCGAAACCATGGCGGCTGATCCCGCGGCGGACAGTGCTCCACCGGCAGGGTTCTGTGCCGTTCTCGATGCTCGCATGGGCGAGGTCTACACCGCCGGTTTCGCCTTTCAGCCGGACCATCGGTATCGCACGGTGGCCGTGGGAGAGGAGAGGCTGCAGTCACCGGATTCACTCATGGCACTGCCGCGTCACTGGTGGATGGGGGGCAGCGGCCTCGGCGCCTACCCGCAGGCGCCGGCCCGTCTTGGCGGACAATGGGTGCCGGACGCCATCCCGGACATCACCGCGGCCATGGCACTGGTTCAGGCTCGCTTCGAGGCCGGCGCAGTGGTGGATGCCAAATCCCTGCAGCCCCGTTATTTGCGCGATCGAGTAGCCCGACGTCCGGCTTAG
- the ubiG gene encoding bifunctional 2-polyprenyl-6-hydroxyphenol methylase/3-demethylubiquinol 3-O-methyltransferase UbiG — protein MAHYHRLAETWWDPEGPFWPLHGLNAFRVGYLQERLRQHFARPESSRPLEGLRMLDIGCGGGILSESMARLGATVTGIDPVERNIAIAEDHAAASGLDIGYRCETVEAHAPANEPYDVVLNMEVVEHVEGLEAFLTHCASLVRPGGMMFVATINRTPLAGFTAIFGAEYVLRWLPRGTHQYRKLRRPGEVREPLERAGLRCVHWTGVAVSPLTRRFRYTRSLAVNYMMTAVRPSRAEGTGS, from the coding sequence ATGGCCCACTACCACCGGTTGGCAGAAACCTGGTGGGACCCGGAGGGCCCGTTCTGGCCGTTACACGGGTTGAATGCCTTCCGGGTGGGCTACCTTCAGGAGCGTCTGCGCCAGCATTTCGCGCGGCCGGAATCCTCGAGGCCCCTGGAGGGGTTGCGGATGCTCGATATCGGCTGCGGCGGCGGGATTCTGAGTGAGTCCATGGCCCGTCTCGGCGCCACGGTGACCGGCATTGACCCCGTGGAGCGCAATATTGCCATTGCCGAGGATCACGCGGCCGCCTCCGGCCTTGATATCGGTTATCGCTGTGAGACCGTCGAGGCCCATGCCCCGGCCAATGAGCCCTATGACGTGGTGCTCAACATGGAAGTGGTGGAGCACGTGGAGGGGCTGGAGGCATTCCTGACCCACTGTGCCAGCCTGGTTCGTCCCGGCGGGATGATGTTCGTGGCCACCATAAATCGCACGCCCCTCGCCGGTTTTACCGCCATCTTCGGGGCTGAATACGTGCTGCGCTGGCTACCCCGGGGCACCCATCAATACCGGAAGCTGCGGCGGCCGGGGGAAGTTCGTGAGCCACTGGAGCGGGCTGGCCTGCGATGCGTTCACTGGACCGGTGTGGCGGTCAGTCCGCTGACCCGCCGCTTTCGATATACCCGAAGCCTGGCCGTGAATTACATGATGACCGCGGTGCGCCCCTCCCGCGCCGAGGGCACCGGCTCATGA
- a CDS encoding Fur family transcriptional regulator: MAKRAFSEADNQDFIVSPFPAEGHDHQQCAREALERAEQLCASRGRRLTPLRRRVLELVWESHQPVKAYDLLARLREESGSAAPPTVYRALDFLLAEHLVHRLASMNAFVGCARPTDCHSGQFLICRHCDMVAELDDPALNDLLEQQATAVGFTLEGQTIELEGVCTRCQEQLGE, from the coding sequence ATGGCGAAAAGAGCCTTTTCCGAGGCGGATAATCAGGATTTCATCGTCAGCCCCTTTCCGGCGGAGGGTCATGACCACCAGCAATGCGCCCGTGAGGCTCTGGAGAGAGCCGAACAGCTCTGTGCCAGTCGCGGCCGGCGGCTGACCCCACTGCGCCGGCGGGTACTGGAGTTGGTCTGGGAGAGCCACCAGCCGGTGAAGGCCTACGACCTCCTGGCCCGGTTGCGGGAGGAATCCGGCAGCGCGGCGCCGCCGACGGTCTACCGGGCCCTGGATTTTCTGCTGGCCGAGCATCTGGTGCATCGGCTGGCGTCCATGAACGCCTTTGTTGGCTGTGCTCGGCCCACGGACTGCCATTCCGGGCAGTTTTTAATCTGCCGGCACTGCGACATGGTGGCCGAGCTGGATGACCCGGCACTCAACGATCTCCTGGAGCAGCAGGCGACCGCGGTGGGATTCACGCTGGAAGGTCAGACGATTGAGTTGGAAGGAGTCTGCACGCGGTGTCAGGAGCAGCTGGGTGAGTGA